The DNA region CATTGAGCGTTTCAACGAATGAGAGGGCTTTTCCATTGATTGAAGCATTGGAGAAGGAGTTTGGTATGGAAGACGGCGTTATAGACATGACCGACCGCCAGCTGGCCTTTGTTCCCACAAAAATAGTGGCCTCCCCAAAGAGCACTGTTGGTATAGGGGACACAATTTCAAGCTCTGCGTTTGTGGGAGAGTTTGCACTGATGGGTTAACTTTTTCTTTTCTTTTAGCAAATTTTATATAGTCAAAGTTACTAAATAGATGTGGATTAATTGTGCTTGAATTGCTTTTAATCAGCAATTTGAAGGCTTTTAGGATTTTGGAGGTGGTATAATGCTTTTAGAAGCTCCTGTTTACAAGGAGTTATTTGGAGCTGTTGAGATTTACGAGGTTCAAAAAGTTATAAAACTCGACACTCAAACGAAAGATGTGGGAAGCTTTACGGTCAAAAACGTTCCGAGGGAGGATATATATCGTATACTGGAGGATATAGCCATTGTAGTTCCTATGAAAAACGAGAAGCTTCAGCTCGTTGATGGTGTTTTAAAAGCTATTCCTCATCAGTGCCCGATTATTCTCGTTTCAAACAGTAAAAGAGAAGGCCCAAACCTCTTTAAGCAGGAAGTGGATTTGGTGAAGCACTTCTACAACTTGACCCACTCTAAAATAATTATGGTGCACCAGAAAGATGGGGGAGTTGCCAAGGCTTTTCAGGAGCTTGGATACACTGATATTCTAAATAAGGATGGTTTTGTTAGGAGCGGCAAGGGAGAAGGAATGCTCGTTGGAATACTTTTAGCTAAGGCCATTGGTGCAAAGTACGTGGGCTTTGTGGATGCGGACAACTACATCCCAGGGGCTGTGAATGAATACATCAAAGACTATGCTGCAGGCTTTTTGATGAGCGAGACCGATTACTCCATGGTTCGCTTAAGCTGGCGCCACAAGCCAAAAGTTGGCAAACGCGGCCTGTACTTTAGAAAGTGGGGAAGGGTGAGTGAGATAACCAACAGATACATGAACTATCTCATAGGCGAAGGTACCAACTTTGAGACTAACATAGTGGTGACTGGAAACGCTGGAGAGCATGCTATGACGATAAAGCTTGCTGAGATAATGCCTTTCTCAACTGGTTACTCTATTGAGCCTTTTGAGCTCGTATATCTCTTTGAGCGCTTTGGTGCGTGGGAGAATGTGGAGGAGTACAAAGAAGTTTATGATCAAGGAGTTGAAATTTTCCAAATCGAGACCCTAAATCCACATCTCCATGAAGAGAAGGGCAGAGAGCATATAGCAGATATGATCCTAAGCTCTTTAGGGACGATTTATCATTCAAAGCTCGCCTCGAATAGACTTA from Palaeococcus pacificus DY20341 includes:
- the mpgS gene encoding mannosyl-3-phosphoglycerate synthase, with the protein product MLLEAPVYKELFGAVEIYEVQKVIKLDTQTKDVGSFTVKNVPREDIYRILEDIAIVVPMKNEKLQLVDGVLKAIPHQCPIILVSNSKREGPNLFKQEVDLVKHFYNLTHSKIIMVHQKDGGVAKAFQELGYTDILNKDGFVRSGKGEGMLVGILLAKAIGAKYVGFVDADNYIPGAVNEYIKDYAAGFLMSETDYSMVRLSWRHKPKVGKRGLYFRKWGRVSEITNRYMNYLIGEGTNFETNIVVTGNAGEHAMTIKLAEIMPFSTGYSIEPFELVYLFERFGAWENVEEYKEVYDQGVEIFQIETLNPHLHEEKGREHIADMILSSLGTIYHSKLASNRLKTRILEDLKLHGILNEGEEPPKPLTMSPIKDIDVEKWMEVVEDNSETLLKFEM